A genome region from Eremothecium gossypii ATCC 10895 chromosome VII, complete sequence includes the following:
- the COQ4 gene encoding ubiquinone biosynthesis protein COQ4 (Syntenic homolog of Saccharomyces cerevisiae YDR204W (COQ4)) translates to MLRGKATVAAAQPRRTFVLAGMLSLGQLVIGREARLADAMARGDLHNKNEDYQAKQLQELEARLQGLRNTRPSAPRYEGHVPLWWHEKALLFGISGLRSFFHPENGMNIVQLGEAAAIPCFLESLRRTMLSDATGRRILREQPNISEPDLDMDKLAQLPTNTLGHTFYRWLRKEGVTPDTRAPVTYIDDPVHAYIFKRYRQCHDFYHAITGLPIIIEGEIAVKALEAANIGVPMAALGALLAPLRLRAAQRERLRNIYLPWAIETGLSAKPLINVYWEELLEHDVDQLRAELGIRVPPDLRLIRQEQLQRRRSFKMKYESFEN, encoded by the coding sequence ATGTTACGAGGAAAGGCGACGGTAGCAGCTGCTCAGCCCAGGCGGACTTTTGTCCTAGCCGGTATGCTTTCCTTGGGGCAGCTTGTGATCGGAAGGGAGGCGCGGCTTGCGGATGCCATGGCCAGAGGAGACCTGCACAACAAGAATGAGGACTACCAGGCAaagcagctgcaggagctggaggcgcgGTTGCAGGGCCTGCGGAACACGCGGCCGTCGGCGCCGCGGTACGAGGGCCACGTGCCGCTGTGGTGGCACGAGAAGGCGCTGCTGTTCGGTATCTCGGGCCTGCGGTCGTTCTTTCACCCCGAGAACGGGATGAACATCGTGCAGCTGGGCGAGGCTGCGGCGATCCCGTGCTTCTTGGAGTCCCTGCGGCGCACCATGCTGTCGGACGCTACCGGGCGGCGCATCCTGAGGGAGCAGCCGAACATTAGCGAGCCAGACCTGGACATGGACaagctcgcgcagctgccCACGAACACGCTGGGTCACACGTTCTACCGCTGGCTGCGCAAGGAGGGCGTGACGCCGGACACGCGCGCGCCGGTAACCTACATTGACGACCCCGTGCACGCCTACATCTTCAAGCGCTATCGCCAATGCCATGACTTCTACCACGCGATCACCGGGCTGCCGATCATCATCGAGGGCGAGATTGCTGTCAAGGCGCTGGAAGCGGCTAATATCGGCGTTCCCATGGCCGCGCTAGGCGCCCTGCTGGCGCCGTTGCGCCTGCGGGCGGCGCAACGCGAGCGCTTGCGCAACATCTACCTTCCCTGGGCCATTGAAACGGGCCTGAGCGCTAAGCCGCTTATCAACGTGTACTgggaggagctgctggagcacGATGTGGACCAGCTGCGCGCAGAGCTGGGCATCCGCGTGCCGCCAGATCTCCGCCTCATTAGACAGGagcagctccagcgccgCAGAAGCTTCAAGATGAAGTACGAGTCCTTTGAAAATTGA
- the LIP2 gene encoding lipoyl(octanoyl) transferase LIP2 (Syntenic homolog of Saccharomyces cerevisiae YLR239C (LIP2)) — MLRYAMTPRRSIWTPLQVNQGVMVRMVMHRPILGHLSRMRYSSTSPKDAQAITYPVTEKARVLEHIHFKKRCTFKEGLQIQELYVMHALEAKRMQSKIAQRLRQRAETATNTDLLLDWPAPAKCISTPRPTVLTFEFEPTYTGGKRIKKTITKDEVQALESFTPPGSEGYPSPKFVQVERGGQVTFHGPGQMVAYIVLDLKAFHGFTVRCLVSAIERATINTLQCAPKHEASRNATRRRNDKLGIKAIQTSENGVWIDEKRKIASLGVNVRRSITSHGVCINVNPTLQYLNHFTMCGLPESSATSIHELVPSATCGVGDIAATFVNQFRMLLGIEEIVRSDI, encoded by the coding sequence ATGCTTCGCTATGCAATGACACCACGAAGGAGCATTTGGACTCCGTTGCAGGTCAATCAGGGCGTTATGGTAAGGATGGTAATGCACAGACCCATCCTGGGCCACCTTAGCAGAATGCGATATTCCAGCACGTCACCAAAGGACGCACAAGCCATTACATACCCGGTCACGGAGAAGGCGAGAGTTCTGGAGCATATTCATTTCAAAAAACGCTGCACCTTCAAGGAGGGCCTTCAGATACAGGAGCTTTATGTCATGCATGCGCTCGAGGCGAAGAGAATGCAGTCCAAAATTGCGCAGCGACTGAGACAAAGGGCGGAGACTGCGACGAACACAGATTTGCTGCTGGACTGGCCTGCGCCGGCCAAATGCATCTCGACGCCGAGGCCGACGGTGCTGACGTTCGAGTTTGAGCCCACATACACAGGCGGCAAGCGGATCAAAAAGACAATTACTAAAGACGAAGTACAAGCTCTGGAATCGTTTACGCCGCCTGGTAGCGAAGGGTACCCGAGTCCGAAGTTTGTGCAGGTCGAACGGGGGGGACAAGTCACATTTCATGGGCCGGGGCAGATGGTTGCATACATTGTGCTGGATCTCAAGGCATTCCATGGTTTTACAGTGAGATGTCTCGTATCTGCAATTGAACGGGCCACAATCAACACGCTACAGTGTGCCCCCAAGCACGAGGCCTCCAGGAATGCCACCAGGAGAAGAAACGATAAGCTTGGCATAAAGGCCATCCAGACAAGTGAAAACGGCGTTTGGATTGACGAAAAACGGAAAATTGCCAGCCTTGGTGTTAACGTGAGAAGGTCCATCACTTCGCATGGTGTATGCATAAATGTGAACCCCACATTACAGTATCTGAATCACTTCACGATGTGCGGTCTCCCGGAAAGTTCCGCGACGTCGATACACGAGCTGGTTCCGAGCGCAACGTGCGGCGTGGGTGACATTGCGGCCACTTTTGTGAATCAGTTCCGCATGCTGCTGGGAATCGAGGAGATTGTCCGTTCTGACATTTGA
- a CDS encoding AGL106Cp (Syntenic homolog of Saccharomyces cerevisiae YLR238W (FAR10) and YDR200C (VPS64)), whose product MTSEDAQARSRLTRMRSNSKSNGSSAPPSPPAGATTVNETANSGGNKGGGRGVLPPVRNRYTHIIVLKSLNSTFETKFLVVPFKPDGLKLGRPVVNSSGNNGGEHGVNAKDVQPHVRPDNGHFDSRVLSRNHASLSCDGESGKIYIRDLKSSNGTFINGTRIGQADVELKIGDVVDLGTDIDAKFEHRKISALVEDISVIPLIHEDLGTIVAGGNGNGVTGDGIYKTAGAGIDVSHMAASNAQRAAFEAAMFGDVNNLDLEEAVLGSETEILSGIFINNSIGTSPNLINVIKTLITELTLEQTEYLKLKSIENFLINFTNNQEYLNKLRIEQNDAKLVQLQFNLKQKLTEKHEKLLCERNTQLTELQKERDQLKKSLDQKNQEANHELENLRRELDDVNTRLEVEKYKNTQFSKKSEKADPVKEAHEKRELLAGYLSGVNFGTKNMLVFGTVSIGIFAAAIKYITMKGGA is encoded by the coding sequence ATGACTAGCGAGGATGCGCAAGCAAGATCTCGATTGACGCGGATGAGGTCGAACTCCAAAAGTAATGGCTCGTCGGCGCCACCATCTCCGCCAGCAGGAGCAACCACAGTAAACGAGACCGCAAACAGCGGTGGGAATAAGGGCGGCGGGCGTGGGGTGCTACCGCCTGTGCGGAATCGTTACACGCACATCATTGTCCTGAAGTCTCTGAATAGCACGTTTGAGACCAAATTCttggtggtgcccttcaAACCAGATGGGCTGAAACTCGGGAGGCCGGTGGTGAACAGCAGCGGGAACAACGGGGGAGAGCATGGCGTAAATGCGAAAGATGTGCAGCCGCATGTGCGTCCAGACAACGGTCATTTCGACTCGCGGGTGCTGTCTCGGAACCACGCATCGCTCAGCTGCGACGGCGAGAGCGGGAAGATATACATCCGGGACTTGAAGTCGAGCAACGGGACGTTTATTAACGGGACGCGCATCGGGCAGGCGGATGTCGAGCTCAAGATTGGAGACGTGGTGGACCTGGGGACCGATATCGACGCGAAGTTCGAGCACAGGAAGATCAGTGCGCTGGTCGAGGACATATCAGTGATCCCGCTGATCCACGAGGACCTGGGCACGATCGTGGCGGGCGGCAACGGCAACGGGGTCACGGGCGATGGCATATACAAAACGGCCGGCGCGGGCATAGACGTGTCGCATATGGCGGCCTCGAacgcgcagcgcgcagcCTTCGAGGCCGCGATGTTCGGTGACGTGAACAACCTCGACCTTGAGGAAGCAGTGCTCGGCTCGGAAACGGAGATACTGAGCGGGATATTCATCAACAACTCGATTGGCACCTCCCCGAACCTTATAAACGTCATTAAAACGCTGATCACAGAGCTGACTCTGGAACAGACCGAATACCTCAAGCTCAAGTCGATTGAGAACTTCCTGATAAATTTCACGAATAACCAGGAGTACCTCAACAAGCTACGTATAGAACAGAATGACGCCAAGCTGGTTCAACTCCAGTTCAACTTGAAACAAAAGCTAACCGAAAAGCACGAAAAGTTGCTCTGCGAGCGAAACACACAGCTGACTGAATTGCAGAAGGAGCGCGACCAGCTCAAGAAGTCTTTGGATCAGAAGAACCAGGAAGCAAACCACGAGCTAGAGAACTTACGGCGGGAGCTTGATGATGTCAACACACGGCTGGAAGTCGAGAAGTATAAAAACACGCAGTTTTCCAAGAAGTCCGAAAAGGCAGACCCAGTCAAAGAAGCACACGAAAAGCGGGAGCTCCTTGCAGGGTATCTAAGTGGAGTTAATTTTGGGACTAAAAACATGCTTGTGTTTGGCACAGTAAGCATCGGAATCTTTGCTGCAGCAATCAAATACATAACGATGAAGGGTGGGGCGTAA
- the REF2 gene encoding RNA-processing protein REF2 (Syntenic homolog of Saccharomyces cerevisiae YDR195W (REF2)), whose amino-acid sequence MNSVPEKINIAHAMPSSMINVMRDDIKQLQQAKELDQQQMDKVDHYIDQLDSIFTQFCKDNEHVEKRAKGVTEADVQLFQGLKKMYADYMNQLSEIKKRKVEEEQEFHGDKPLEYILDELPYLQPSERNRYVSALLKDKVPFSKDRKLFEGIANLCLLDGSVRDYLQTYKCLLQSVGFTQEEILSRIPFLADDYKREGTPEPPLSSDAISQDTSSDSSNTTKTASTAVSSLLNSSGVEPNERPEEDKKKKISFSKYLKKDVSEPVKRSLSPDDAAQPIVKKQKVDLPVSILRDESKAKKRAVIRFVDDSKLVTVFGDDLPESGVVTSPDRLKKILNPYVEGEPREFLLAAWKNQKVHKLIIDMGVIEDSDITESKNGPVSMSTKVPLAFRINFSKFSDELAGPHKEPADNEDDEQEIKNHKGKRRGGKGPIIARAFGKNALLLKKDRGGLPYKKVPEVRRNEYPVRPEDNF is encoded by the coding sequence ATGAATTCCGTTCCTGAGAAAATAAATATTGCGCATGCTATGCCATCTTCCATGATTAATGTCATGAGAGATGACATTAAGCAGCTTCAGCAAGCCAAGGAGTTGGACCAGCAGCAAATGGATAAAGTAGATCATTACATAGACCAATTAGATTCTATCTTCACCCAGTTTTGTAAAGACAACGAGCATGTCGAGAAAAGAGCTAAGGGGGTGACGGAAGCCGATGTTCAGCTCTTCCAGGGCCTGAAGAAGATGTACGCGGACTACATGAACCAATTGAGCGAGATAAAAAAGAGAAAGGTGGAAGAGGAGCAAGAGTTCCATGGCGATAAGCCGCTTGAGTACATTCTGGATGAGCTGCCATACCTGCAGCCGTCGGAAAGGAACCGGTACGTTAGCGCGCTCCTCAAGGACAAGGTGCCGTTTTCGAAGGACCGAAAGCTGTTCGAAGGTATCGCGAACCTATGTTTACTAGACGGATCTGTGCGGGATTACCTGCAGACATACAAATGCCTACTGCAGAGCGTAGGCTTCACACAGGAGGAGATATTAAGCCGGATACCGTTTCTGGCTGACGACTACAAGCGTGAGGGCACGCCGGAGCCGCCGCTGTCGTCGGATGCTATTTCTCAAGATACGAGCAGCGACTCGTCCAATACTACCAAGACTGCAAGTACTGCAGTTTCGTCCCTGCTCAACTCGTCCGGCGTGGAACCGAACGAGCGACCAGAAGAGgacaagaagaagaagattTCGTTTTCGAAGTACCTCAAGAAGGATGTCAGCGAGCCTGTGAAAAGGTCACTCTCGCCAGACGATGCCGCCCAGCCCATCGTTAAAAAGCAGAAAGTCGACCTGCCAGTATCGATCCTTCGCGATGAGAGCAAGGCCAAGAAGCGCGCGGTCATCCGCTTTGTGGACGACTCGAAGCTCGTAACCGTTTTTGGAGATGACCTACCGGAAAGCGGTGTAGTGACATCTCCTGATCGTTTGAAGAAGATTCTAAACCCGTACGTAGAAGGAGAACCACGGGAGTTCCTTCTAGCGGCCTGGAAGAATCAGAAAGTACATAAGCTGATAATTGATATGGGGGTTATTGAAGACTCAGATATCACCGAGTCGAAGAACGGACCCGTGTCAATGAGCACCAAGGTTCCGCTTGCCTTCCGCATAAACTTCAGCAAGTTTAGCGACGAGCTCGCCGGCCCGCACAAGGAACCTGCGGATAACGAGGACGATGAACAAGAGATCAAAAACCACAAGGGCAAACGAAGAGGTGGCAAGGGCCCCATCATAGCCCGCGCCTTTGGGAAAAATGCATTGTTGTTGAAAAAGGATAGAGGCGGCCTTCCGTACAAGAAAGTACCTGAGGTCCGCAGAAACGAGTACCCCGTGAGGCCAGAGGACAATTTTTAG
- the CAB5 gene encoding putative dephospho-CoA kinase (Syntenic homolog of Saccharomyces cerevisiae YDR196C (CAB5)) codes for MLVIGLTGGIACGKSTVSRRLHERYRIPVIDADAIAREIMRPGERAYQRVVERFEQRVPQLVQANGELNRAALGAWIFQHAEERQALNAITHPEIRKRIFFRVVDCYMRMHPMCVLDIPLLFETGLDVFCGVTVSVVCDQKVQIERLLLRNAELTREEAEARIRAQMSMEERIELSDYVIPNNDNYEVLFETVDQAVTYIKPYLLTVMLHYFLPFGIVSALAVVLSKYYKKTVAGTSRRKRRKAKERAAKKRAAEQKAALKASQPPLYKRLLSRKAE; via the coding sequence ATGCTTGTTATAGGGTTGACAGGAGGTATTGCATGCGGCAAGTCGACGGTGTCGCGGAGACTGCACGAGCGATACCGGATCCCGGTGATCGATGCGGATGCGATTGCGCGGGAGATTATGCGGCCGGGGGAGCGGGCGTACCAGCGGGTGGTGGAGCGGTTTGAGCAGCGGGTGCCGCAGCTGGTGCAGGCGAACGGGGAGCTGAACCGCGCGGCGCTGGGGGCGTGGATCTTCCAGCACGCGGAGGAGCGGCAGGCGCTGAACGCGATCACGCACCCGGAGATCCGCAAGCGGATTTTCTTCCGGGTGGTGGATTGCTACATGAGGATGCACCCGATGTGCGTGCTCGACATCCCGCTTTTGTTCGAGACGGGGCTGGACGTGTTCTGCGGGGTGACGGTGAGCGTGGTGTGCGACCAGAAGGTGCAGATCGAGCGGCTGCTGTTGCGGAACGCGGAGCTGACGCGCGAGGAGGCGGAGGCGCGGATCCGCGCGCAGATGTCGATGGAGGAGCGGATCGAGCTTTCAGACTACGTGATCCCGAACAACGACAACTACGAGGTGCTGTTCGAAACGGTGGACCAGGCGGTGACGTACATCAAGCCGTACCTTTTGACGGTGATGCTCCACTACTTTCTGCCGTTTGGCATCGTGTCTGCGCTGGCGGTGGTGTTGTCGAAGTACTACAAGAAAACAGTCGCGGGCACCAGCCGGCGCAAGAGACGGAAGGCGAAGGAGCGCGCTGCGAAGAAGCGCGCTGCCGAGCAGAAGGCCGCGCTCAAGGCGAGCCAGCCGCCGCTGTACAAGCGGCTGCTGAGTAGGAAGGCGGAGTAG
- the RKM2 gene encoding protein-lysine N-methyltransferase (Syntenic homolog of Saccharomyces cerevisiae YDR198C (RKM2)) yields the protein MTDKAVAKLIEWLKTSELTFISDKIEIVQDAASGRGVRLKQCHINSNEEIIGIPSEFQLNFHSVLHHLSQFNRKLVVPGVTVTEPEGDADAEDPRTRAYGVLDANTVLQLSSFQLLALYILAEWVLLKTWGCETQSFWQPFFEIFPTSADLRAIPAYYSLQFASTSKELLPLLPPASACHCRRICELVQGDWARIRGILEQWNILFADRETITLEQQFEHFLHIYFVINSRCLYTPVPLKDNRDDNFTMVPYVDFLNHITTVSEHCYPKVESVRRLYGGVGRFSIKCGPHAYRVPMEEVFLNYGAHSNDFLLNEYGFTVDENEWDYIDVTEVVVSMIEKPEHVEFLREHDYYGDYTIAFDSVSFRVLVALALVATDDYERVNKYMMGYITDDYFGPRYSSLLLEVLQRARQFCEAALESAKKMTTADRYCTESVIAIYKGYLRILRHHLDSHTD from the coding sequence ATGACAGATAAGGCGGTTGCGAAGCTTATAGAGTGGCTCAAAACCTCGGAGTTGACATTCATCTCTGACAAGATCGAGATCGTGCAAGACGCAGCTTCAGGACGAGGCGTCAGGCTTAAACAGTGCCATATTAATAGCAATGAGGAGATCATCGGGATCCCAAGCGAATTTCAGCTGAATTTCCACAGTGTGCTCCATCATTTATCGCAGTTCAATCGGAAGCTAGTTGTGCCGGGCGTGACCGTTACCGAGCCTGAAGGCGATGCCGATGCCGAGGACCCAAGGACGCGCGCCTACGGCGTGCTGGACGCCAACACGGTGCTGCAGCTGAGCAGtttccagctgctcgcaCTGTACATCCTCGCCGAGTGGGTTCTTTTGAAGACATGGGGCTGTGAAACGCAGTCGTTCTGGCAGCCGTTCTTCGAGATATTCCCCACCAGCGCTGATCTGCGCGCTATTCCTGCATACTACAGCCTTCAATTCGCGAGTACCAGcaaggagctgctgccgctgctccCCCCTGCCTCTGCGTGTCACTGCAGGCGGATTTGTGAGCTGGTGCAGGGCGACTGGGCTCGCATCCGCGGCATCCTGGAACAGTGGAACATCCTATTCGCCGACAGAGAAACCATTACCCTGGAGCAGCAGTTTGAACATTTCCTGCACATTTACTTTGTCATAAATTCCAGGTGTCTATACACTCCCGTGCCGCTGAAGGACAACCGCGACGACAACTTTACGATGGTTCCGTATGTTGACTTCCTAAACCACATCACTACGGTCTCTGAACATTGTTATCCCAAGGTGGAGAGCGTCAGACGACTTTATGGAGGGGTCGGGCGATTCAGCATTAAATGTGGGCCGCATGCGTACCGCGTGCCGATGGAGGAGGTCTTCCTGAACTATGGCGCACATTCAAACGACTTCCTTCTGAACGAGTACGGCTTTACGGTAGACGAGAATGAATGGGATTATATCGATGTCACCGAAGTTGTAGTGTCGATGATCGAAAAGCCCGAGCACGTTGAGTTTCTCCGCGAGCATGACTACTACGGGGACTACACCATTGCATTTGATTCGGTCAGTTTCCGAGTGCTGGTTGCCCTCGCGCTGGTGGCCACTGATGACTACGAGCGCGTCAATAAATACATGATGGGTTATATTACAGATGACTACTTTGGACCAAGGTATTCcagcctgctgctggaagtcctgcagcgcgccaggcagttCTGCGAGGCCGCGCTGGAATCGGCCAAAAAGATGACGACCGCGGACCGGTATTGCACAGAGAGCGTCATCGCGATATATAAGGGGTATCTCCGCATTCTGCGGCACCATTTAGACTCTCACACAGACTGA
- the CBS2 gene encoding Cbs2p (Syntenic homolog of Saccharomyces cerevisiae YDR197W (CBS2)), translating into MGVPWVYMLGSAPIGRLLSFQLAKAARQPVVPHVVVLLQDANKMGRFLEGQSRLAVHEGDQERQQQFMASCMPPVTSSGEKIGIENMVVAETGQQAFSVGLKKYKASLTAASAVVLVNPRFGLVHHLYKHVWPEAAERPRLYLATGGQQEVWRRGEFGAELRGRPPVRLTVSAVPRELEQYEHAGARQRLEAEVASVGLLQMLGDCCDDPAALVQPVFVTFGAHMLGRLEQLLIAAAVEPVAALYGCSSYGELLGIKEVDRVLRALLAEGIRVIRVAFPFLPTVEGHEAVLNVDVLYKQLLTAVQAKSARRPRMGQSIDELNITPVRTTCGFLTALARQHKLHAPLHFLISSLARGKAELRKNRLFQQIDLEQLDAVRSTTPIAIKEHQSV; encoded by the coding sequence ATGGGTGTCCCGTGGGTGTATATGCTAGGCAGCGCGCCTATAGGGCGTCTTCTTTCGTTTCAGCTAGCGAAAGCAGCCAGGCAGCCGGTGGTTCCGCATGtggtggtgctgctgcaggatGCGAACAAGATGGGCCGGTTTCTGGAGGGCCAGTCGCGGCTAGCAGTGCACGAGGGCGATCAggagcggcagcagcagttcATGGCGTCGTGCATGCCGCCAGTGACGTCGAGCGGAGAGAAGATCGGGATCGAGAACATGGTGGTGGCGGAGACGGGCCAGCAGGCGTTTTCCGTAGGGCTGAAGAAGTACAAGGCGAGCCTGACAGCGGCGTCTGCGGTGGTGCTGGTGAACCCGCGGTTCGGGCTGGTGCACCACCTGTACAAGCACGTGTGGCcggaggcggcggagcgACCGCGGCTGTACCTGGCGACGGGCGGGCAGCAGGAGGTGTGGCGGCGGGGCGAGTTCGGCGCGGAGCTGCGGGGCAGGCCGCCGGTGCGGCTGACGGTGAGTGCGGTGCCGcgggagctggagcagtACGAGCACGCGGgggcgcggcagcggctgGAGGCGGAGGTCGCGTCGGTGGGGCTGCTGCAGATGCTCGGGGACTGCTGCGACGACCCGGCGGCGCTCGTGCAGCCGGTGTTCGTGACGTTCGGGGCGCACATGCTCGGGCGGcttgagcagctgctgatcgcggcggcggtcgagccggtggcggcgctgtacggctgcagcagctaCGGCGAGCTGCTGGGCATCAAGGAGGTGGACCGCGTGCTGCGAGCGCTGCTCGCCGAGGGCATTCGCGTCATCCGCGTCGCGTTCCCCTTCTTGCCGACGGTGGAGGGGCACGAGGCAGTGCTAAATGTTGACGTTCTATACAAGCAGCTGCTAACGGCGGTGCAGGCGAAGAGCGCTCGCCGGCCGCGGATGGGGCAATCGATAGACGAGCTGAACATCACCCCTGTCCGGACGACCTGCGGGTTTCTGACCGCGCTCGCAAGACAGCACAAGCTACATGCGCCTTTGCATTTCCTGATATCCTCGCTCGCGCGGGGGAAGGCCGAACTCAGGAAGAATAGACTTTTCCAGCAGATAGAcctcgagcagctggatGCCGTGCGGTCCACGACTCCGATCGCCATCAAGGAGCATCAGTCTGTGTGA
- the RAV2 gene encoding Rav2p (Syntenic homolog of Saccharomyces cerevisiae YDR202C (RAV2)), whose amino-acid sequence MTTEIYEDDHFDPGKEAGGAGDRELRWLVEEIVKPQLPNVIDNIEACLAQLVSDETFKMPISNGASDDTQPMMRGTLSRKQGRIVDFQALVRFPQFHRGKTVMYKMKEQGGEFPLQQIETICTSLYKVLDLLDELLSLADMQQFVERFGELLVLLTRAISVLENPPHVLLFPEDNNTAVKTMFHENTQCESTHHLVSIELVLFKNELMIEFRNLVKVTKRPWCQVDPATGTSFVDRLRQRLRTQRHVPIKAVMEEEGVQIEEPSLVTSLISHLNTNGERITLAGAQDLLNRCVTFDGRVVMECEKVTVRTSDPGLICVSTKLNALVSRLSTHYTNLRVM is encoded by the coding sequence ATGACCACGGAGATCTACGAGGATGATCACTTCGACCCCGGCAAAGAGGCTGGGGGCGCAGGGGACCGAGAGTTACGATGGCTCGTGGAGGAGATAGTGAAGCCGCAACTTCCGAATGTAATCGACAACATCGAGGCATgcctggcgcagctggtgAGCGACGAGACCTTCAAGATGCCCATCAGCAACGGCGCGAGCGACGACACACAACCGATGATGCGAGGCACGCTGTCGCGCAAACAGGGCCGCATTGTGGACTTCCAGGCGCTGGTGCGGTTCCCGCAGTTCCACAGGGGCAAGACCGTGATGTACAAGATGAAGGAGCAGGGCGGGGAGTTCCCCCTGCAGCAGATTGAGACGATATGTACGAGCCTATACAAGGTGCTGGAcctgctggacgagctgctgtCGCTGGCGGACATGCAGCAGTTTGTGGAGCGGTTCGGAGAGCTCCTGGTACTGCTGACGCGGGCCATCAGCGTACTGGAGAACCCGCCGCACGTGCTGCTGTTCCCGGAGGACAACAACACGGCGGTCAAGACGATGTTCCACGAGAACACGCAGTGCGAGTCGACGCACCACCTGGTGAGCATCGAGCTTGTGCTCTTCAAGAACGAGCTGATGATCGAGTTCCGCAACCTCGTCAAGGTCACGAAGCGCCCATGGTGCCAGGTGGACCCGGCGACCGGCACGTCATTCGTCGACCggctgcgccagcggctGCGCACGCAGCGCCACGTTCCCATCAAAGCTGTCatggaggaggagggcgtGCAGATCGAGGAGCCCTCGTTAGTCACCAGCCTCATCTCGCACCTGAATACCAACGGCGAGCGCATCACGCTCGCCGGTGCGCAGGACCTCCTCAACCGCTGCGTCACCTTCGATGGTCGCGTCGTCATGGAGTGCGAGAAGGTCACCGTGCGGACCAGCGACCCGGGACTCATCTGCGTCAGCACCAAGCTCAACGCTCTGGTCTCGCGCCTCAGCACCCACTATACAAACCTCCGCGTCATGTAG
- the SPC19 gene encoding Spc19p (Syntenic homolog of Saccharomyces cerevisiae YDR201W (SPC19)) produces the protein MDISLDESCVALESSVKLLGKTLERLAEQGEHSRRLTSTLLRSKRVFELVSEYDLQRARLDVIEEVEPVVEKLCSKLEKSLNKLERERATLQQTYELNQLRLNNRLAGSGGRRPVVMGTSTTEELGRLREAKQRKAALEREIAEVRGT, from the coding sequence ATGGATATTTCTTTGGACGAGAGCTGTGTGGCATTGGAGAGCAGCGTGAAGCTGCTTGGGAAGACGTTGGAACGGCTGGCGGAGCAGGGGGAGCACAGCAGGAGGCTGACCAGCACGCTGCTGCGGTCCAAACGCGTGTTCGAGCTGGTGTCTGAGTACGATCTGCAGAGGGCACGGTTGGACGTGATCGAGGAGGTGGAGCCGGTGGTGGAGAAGCTGTGCAGCAAGCTGGAGAAGTCTCTGAACAAGCTGGAACGGGAGCGCGCGACGCTGCAGCAGACGTACGAGCTGAACCAGCTGCGGCTGAACAACCGGCTGgcgggcagcggcggccggcggccgGTGGTGATGGGCACGTCGACGACGGAGGAGCTGGGGCGGTTGCGGGAGGCGAAGCAGCGCAaggcggcgctggagcgGGAGATCGCGGAGGTGCGGGGTACTTAG